Genomic window (Trichlorobacter lovleyi):
ATTTGGGTAGCTGGGTGGCTGTTAGCATCAGTACCAATTTCCATGATTGCGGCTTGCCCTTGAGTGTTGCTGTGCGGAGATTCCAGCACCTCAGGTGGTTGGCGGGCCGCTATAAGGACATTCCTGACAAGTTGATGTCTTACATACAGCAGTACGGAATGCGCTCTTTTGCTTTTTGGAACTACAGGGCTTTTGTCTATCCAATTAAAACAGATTTTGGGGCAAATCCGGATCTGGAACTTCTCAAGGTAAGCTGTTCACAGCTTACCCGTATGGCAGACAAAACTCACATTCAACGAATCACTTTAAGATTGGATTCTCGTGATTCGAGGGACATTGAAAAGGTCGCTCAAGTGATGCAGGAGTCGCTTGATGACCGTTTTCTGCTTGAAGGGATGCCAGAGCCCTATGACCCCGATGAATATAACAGGAGACAAAGGGAGCGGAGAGCTGCGGCGCGGGCAGCCCTTGAGCTTGAGCTCGGGCACCCAATGATAAGGAATCCGGGTGGAGCTCCTAAGCTTGCCCTTGATGAGATTGATCAGAGACTGGCAGAAGGTGGCGCCAAACTGCTTGGTGTTAATGGTGAATACAAAAACAACAACTCGGTTTTGATTGTTCAGTGTCGTAATGGCCACGTTTTCGAAAACAAGTGGAAGAACATTCAACGTGGATCCTGGTGCCCAGAGTGCCTTTTATCGGAGAGAAGGCAGTATCGTGTTGGTGATCAACATTATACCGGGCAACATAGTGGGGCGCGGATTGAATCTTTAAAGAACGAAATTGGCAGGTATTGCTGCTGTTTAGGTAAAAGCGGCCAAGCTGCCATTAAAGGAAAAAACGAGGAAGAGTTGCTGGATTTGAGGGTTGAGCTGCTTGATGCCCTTCAGAGGCGTGATGCTAATTCACAAAGGAAAAGGAGAAAATTATGATGAAAAAGGCGCTGTTAGGATTAACTTTTACGTTGCTGACACTTCCTGTTGGGAGTTTTGCTGGAGAAACCCCACCCCCAGGGCCTCCGTCGCAAGGGAAGCCCCACCAATTCAGGCCACTGAGCGCTGCTGATCAGATCCGTAACTGTTCGACGTTGGAGTGCAAAAAACGTATGGCTGATACCATCCCGCTTATCGAGGAAATGCATTCAGCACGAATTGTAGTGTTGCGTGAACTCGCTAAAGAGAAGCCGTCAGAGTCTGTTATTGAAAAAGCAGAAGAACAAAGCCAAGCAGTACAAAAGAAACTTTTTGAATTGCACAAAAGGACGATGCCTCGCCAGGGTGATGGCCGCCCTGCACCACCGGTTGGACAACCTTCTGGTTCGGCACAATAATGTAGCAGCGGTGGGGGATTTTAAATCCCCCTTTGTTTTTTATGGTGGCAGGTTGACAAAATAGAAAGATTATGATATATATAAACCATCAAATATAGCTGCCGCGGCAAAGGGGTCGCGGAACGAAATGGAGGCAGTATGTATAAAAAACTCGTTCACTTACTGATTGTTGTAATCTTTGTATTGGTTGGTATGTCTGCAGCGCGGGCTGATGGCGGCAAAGTTTTGTATGTCGGGAACGAAAAGGGCGTTTGTGAAAAGATCAGCCCTTTTGTTGATGTCTGTCGAGAGCGTGAGGACCTTCAGATTGATGACCCGAGTTTGCCGAAGGATCCCATGGAGCGCATGGTTGCTTACGGTGCAATGAGGTTGCGTAAGTATGCTTCTTACACCAAGGATGCAAAAGACTTTTCGGTGGTTATTGAGGAGGCTTATCTTACTAAGCGTAACTTTAACCCGGCGGGGCTACTGGCGTCTGTTGCTGCCATAACGGTTGGCGGCGGTTTTGGTCAGGGCACCATGATCGGCAACAAAAATCCTTTTGGTTCAAGCGAATATAGCGGTGGAGTGCCAGGTTTTGAAGTAAAGGTGGACGGTGATAGGAAAGAGGAGGCGTGCGGAGAAGAGTCTTACCCAGAGTGCCGCGCACGGATGTTGGAGTTGGTTAAGCAGCGTTGGCCAAAGAAGGTGCAGTAGCCATGTCTGTGGAGTGTTCAAAAGGTACGTGGGTCTATGTGGATCACATGAGGTCTGTGGTGGTTGGTCGGAAGGATATGCTCAAGGTGGTTGCTGATCTGGGTGCGTCCGACCTGCCCGAGGCAGATGCAAATGGGAAGATGATTGCCGCCTCACAGGATTTGTATGCCTTTGCAGAGGCGATTGAAGCAGTCGTCAATGCCTCCGGTCACAATCTTTGCTCAACGGCGACTGAGGCTGAGAGGACGGCTTTTATCAGTGGTGTCCTCGGGGCATGGAATGGCAATTGCTCGGCTCTCGACAAGGCGAGGGGGAAAAGATGCAAGTAACAGAAAAAGAAGCCCGCGAGAAGATGTGTCCAATGGTGAGGTCACAGGCAAATTGTATCGGTACTGGCTGTATGGCTTGGGTTTTTACTACTGAAATGAGAGATGGAACACCGGGGCGCAAGTTTGTGGCAACGCCAAGCCCGGTCGAAGTAGAGCCTGATCGGCCAGAGGGAATCCCTGTATCTTGGCTTTTTGTCCCTTACGAGGATAATGACGGCGACCCGTCTGGATGGATTGAGCCCTACGAAGACTATTTGGCGCGTCGTGTCGGGCGTTGTGGCGTCGTTTGTAGACCGGAGGGGATGTGAGTTCTAAAACCATATTCATAGCACAGTCCTCGGCGGGTAGGGGGGTTGCACCTCTCCGGCTTGTTGCGACAGAGCCGTTCCCTGAGATCGCGGTATCCGGAGAAGCTGGACTTGCTGCGGCCAGGGGACTTCATGCCGACCAAGGAAAAACCATTGTCGATGCGCTCTATGCGTCATTGCCGGGTGGAACACTCGACGCTGTGCTCTGTGAAATGCTCCAGCGTCGAGCATCGTTGTTGCGGGTGCCGTTTGAGGGGCGAGTGGAGCCAAAAGAGTGTGCCGTCCCGACGCCCCAAGAACCAACGTCATCAATATGCGCTCTATTTTCGGGGATGGACGGCGAGCTTTTTAAGCGTCAGCGTCTTTGTTTGGACAGGATCGCCGATGATGAATCGTACCGTCCGACAAAAGAGGACATGGAGCTTTTAGAAGGTCTTAGGAACTTCACTGATACAGTCGCCGACATCGCTCATGACGAGTTCCATAAGAAAACCATTTTTGAAGGATTTATCAATTACTACCGGTGCACCTGTGGCCATGAGTGGCAGGACGAATGGGATTGCCAGTGCGATGACCGGTGTCCAAAATGCAATACCTCTGTAAGTCCATGCAGAAGCGAGGATGCTTAGATGCTACCGACTGCTGAGGAAAGGGCCTTATGGCGTTTTGAATTTGAAGGACGCTCATTCACGTCAAGCATCGGAGAATGCTGCCCAAGTGAGTTCGGTAAGCTGCTGGACGCCGTCAACGAGCTCGAACAACAGAACAATGAACTGGCGCAAAAGATCGGGTTGCTTGAGGGAGATGCCTTTCGTGATGTTTCTGGTGGAGTCAGGGTGATGGGTGGTCAAAAAGAGCGGATAAGGGTGGCGGTTGAAACTGCTGTATCACGTCAGGACCACGACTCGGTACCCATAATTAAGACAGTGCAGGAGGAATATGAAGTTTTTATCCCGGATGCCTTCTGTTTCAGTGGGCTTGAGTACCGCGTTAGACTGGTTCAGGATAAGGTGCACGAATTAGAAAGGGAAATTCGCGACCGACAAGCACGCGTTCATAACTACGAAAAAGAAATTGAGCAGATAAAGGCTGATTGGGTGGCGCAAAGTGCATGATGGTTCGCTGATACAGCGCGACACGGTCGCCCAACTGGTTGGGAACTACATTGATGCCGTTAAGGACATTACGCGGGCGTACGATCTGCTGCATGCCGCCAAGAACCGTCTGAACACCTCGTATGGACTTGGCCAGCGGATCTATTCGTTTGATGTCTTGCCTCACGGATATGGAAGAGGGGAGTCGCTGCGTGATGACTCTTTGGCCACGGTGCTCAAACAGATCAAGCTCGACGCCTGGCGTGTGCTTGTCGAAAGACTTGAGCTGCGCAAGTTGTTGTCGATCGGACGCAGGAGCGAGCTGGACAAGCAGTTGGCGGATGGTAAAGACCTCCCAGAGATCACTATTGAGAACGTGTGGGGTCTGTTTGAATCGGCTGCTGCAAATATTGATACCTACATGGAGGAAGCTGTTGCCGAGGTATTTGAGATGCTGCGTCCGCATCGCTCAAAGCTGAAGACCAACACTGAGTTCGAGGTCGGCAAGCGAGTGGTTTTAGAACGTTATGTTGAGCCGACGTACAACAAAAAGGGGTTTCGGGTTAGGTATAGCTATGATGCTCAGCTGACCGCGCTGGATAATGTCTTTTTGCGGTTGGACGGTAAAGGGGTGATTAGCACCTATCATGGACCTTGCCGTGATGCTATCGAGTCCGCCGGTGCGGATGGCCGGTGCGAAACGGAATATTTCAGGCTGAAGTGCTGTCTCAACTCGAATCTTCACGTTGAATTCAAGCGACTCGATCTAGTCGAACAGTTGAACAGGATTGCCGGCGGTGCTCGGCTGAAGACGAAAGCATAGGAACCACATGCCGGATCTGAACCTCGAAAACGAGTTATACAACACTGGCTACCAGTTGGTGGCTGCGGCCGATGAGGTCGGCCGTGGGTGCCTTTTTGGTGAAGTCTGTGTTGCGGCAGTGATTATGCCACCTGGCCTGATCATCCCGGGTGTTGCCGATTCAAAGAAGCTTTCAGTAAAAAAGCGTGACCAACTGGCGGTCGAAATAATCGGGCAGGCGATGGGCATTGGTTATGGAATTGTGAGCGCGGGCGAAATAGACCGCACTGATATCCTGCGGGCAACATTCGAGGCATTCAGGCGCGCAATCGCAGCACTGGATCCTCAACCTGATTACGCTCTGATTGATGGTAATCAGAAGATCCCGAAGCTCATGATCCCCCAAATGACTGTTATTGGTGGCGACAACAGGAGCCATTCTATTGCTGCCGCCTCGATCCTGGCTAAGGTGAAACGGGACGCAATGATGGAAGAATACGAATGCACGTATCCTGGCTATGGGCTTGCGAGTAATAAGGGGTATGGCACCAGGGATCATCTTGAGGCGATCAGGCGTCTGGGCCCGACTCCAATTCATCGAATGACATTTACCGGGGTAAAAGAAATTGATGAATCAAAACAAGCCAGTTTTGAGTTTTAGGTGAGGTAGAGTATGGGACAGGCAAAGAAAAAGGCGGCGGCACGCCAGGAACAGTCCGAACTGATTAAGTCCTTTGACTTTAGTCGAGTGGCTACTGCTGTGCGGCGTTTGGCGACAGCCGCAAGCTCACACGTTGGCAGCGATTGTTTTATCCACGCCGATCTGGCTCGTGAAATACTGACAAGGCAGGGGATAAAAGCCGATCTTGTCGTCGGATTTGCAGCCTGGCGCTTAAGCGATGACGATGATTCGGTTGTAGTCCATGCACCCTTGTCTGGCATGAAGGAGCAGGATGGGGTGCCTTACCATGTTTGGCTTGAGGTCGGCGGGATGATTTTTGATGTAACCAGTTATCAGTTGAGACAAAAAGCAAGGGCTCTTGATGCACTTGACGGCGGGCATACGGAAGTAGACTGGTGTCCAGACTTTCTGTTGGAGAAGAAACAGGATTCAAAATCACTACGCGAGACGGCAAAAGGCCGGGTAGGGGATTTCTATTACGAACGAAATGTTGTGCTTGAAAAGAAGATAATGGAGACTTCGCAGGCGGCTGATCCGGGGGATATTGAAACAGTATTGCTTCTATTCAATAACCCTGGCGTGATTGTTTTCGGGCCAAATGACATGATTGATTGAATTTTAGCGGGCCGGTTGGCAGTTATAAACGGCTGACTGATGAATATTTGGGGAGACAGGAATGAAAGGAAAAACCTCTGTTCGGAATGATATTAAGGCCCTTGCGGAGGCGTGCCAGCGTTTCCAGGCAGGCGAAGACATTGTGCTTGTGGCATCAGCATTGGGCCTCAAGCCAAAGTCCCTTAGGGCTTATTGGTCTAAGGCGGGGATATCTTATGCTAAATCTATTCCCTGCGTTGATTGTTCCGCGGTGTTTGAGCGCATCAAGAAAGGTGAAGCAATCACAGGGGTGGCGCGAGATATCGGTGTTGATCCTGGCCGCTTAGTAAGGTCGCTCCGGAAAGAGGGTTTTTTTACGCGTTTACGGGGTGAGCAGGATTTGCTTAAAACCTTGCTCGATAGAATAGAAAATGGTGAAGCTGAGTCAGCGGTTGCCGGGGAATATGGGGTCAGTGCATCTACGTTACATAATTTTATGGTAGAGGTAGGACTCAAAAAAAGAAAGCTCTGGAGACCACCGAGTATAAGAAAAAAACCAGAGGGTAAAGAAACGCTTGGCTTTGACCCGGTTGTGATAGTGAAATCTTGGGGGCGTATTGCAAGAGGGGCGGCAGCCGAAGATGTCGCTGGAGACGCAGGGATGACAGTAGATACACTTCTTAGTTGTTTTAATCGTCTTGGCCTGCAAAGAGACAACTCTGATGCTGCCTGTAAAACCGCTTCTCCAAAAGTGAGGCCCGGGGCAAGGAACAGAAGGTGCCACCCCTTAAAATCGGTTGCTGTACAGGATTTGCTGTCCGGAATGACTGCGGGTGAGGTTTCGAGAAGGCACGGTGTCGCATACAGAACGGTTATTGACTGGGCACGGGAAAACGGGAAAAGACGTACCTATTCCTACGTTGATTTGAGTATGGTTTTGGCGCTCAAGGAACTCGGTTTTGGGCTTTTGGAAACAGCAGTAAACATCGGATGTGACATTACGGTGGTCAATCGTATTATGCGTAAAGCAGGGCTTGAGGATCAGCTCCAATCTTGGAGGAAGGCCAGGGTGCTACTGCATCCAGATGAAAGGATACGAAGAACCGAAGAAGCCAGGGGCTTGATAGAGCGTAAGGGTCTTACGGTGAAGGAAGCAGCTGAAGCAGTGGGGCTCAGTAGCCAGTTACTGTATCGCTATCTGCTCCATGGAGTAAAATATGACCCTAATAATTTTCAAGCGCCATCGGATCAAAGAAAGTTATTTGTGTGTGTAGGCAAAAGAGCCCGTAAAAAAGACAAACAGTGAACCATCCGAATTCATCGTTGTCCAACTTATCTTGTCTGTCATTCCACGATCCCTCGAATGCACATAATTCGGGGGATTTTTTGTGCCCAAAAAGATTCTTCGTGAGTGTCAACTACGATAAGGGAAATTTTTTTGTCTCTATCGTGCCTGTTACGCCATAAGTGGCTCATATGCAGTTGACGGTAAATATAAATACTGTTATATTAACAATATACGGCTTAGATGCGCCGGCCGCCTGCAGGGTAAAACCTATGGCAAAGCATCACAACTCTCCCCCATGTTTTCTGATTGGGTCGGGAGCCAACTGGTAACGCAGGCAACTAGACAAGGCAGCTCTCGATCGGATTGGAAAACACCTCGTTGGTAATCTCTACGCGCAGGTGTTTCTCTGTTACATGCTAGGCGTAATTGCGCCCGGAGGAATGCGTTATGGACAGCTTCAGAAAAGTTTTAGAGCGTTTTGTAAACAAAGACAAAAAAGATGAAGCCACCAGTGGCGCTGCGCTGCCACATGGGTTTTCTGCTGCCATCAACAGAAAGAAAAATGAGTATGCTGTAGCTCTACCTCAACTTGTGCCAGGGCTACCGGTTTTTTCTGACAAGCCTACATCAGAAGAAATTGCAATAGCTCGGGGTGTAATTGCTAAGGCTGTGGAGGATGGTGAGTTGACGCCAGAGGCCAGGAGGGCGTTAATCCAATTTTGCTTAATAGCCGGTTTAAACACTTATGAGTTACTACCAGTCAAAGAAATCAAAGGACAGCCCGCATGGGCACAGATTTTAAGCTTTGAAGACGCATTGTCGTGGCTTGATAATAATCAGACTGATGTCATCAAAGCGGTTCGTACGCATACAGAGCATATCAGGCTGTTTACTCTTAGTGATGCCGACATATTAAATGACGCTCGCATTGTGGCAGAAGATGCTTTTAAGCAATTCAAGGCTGACTGCAAAGAAACGGTGATGACCATTCCCCGCTTTGACTATCTCTTTTTAAAAATGTGGGCAGAGTATGTTTGGCACGTTTATTTGCAAAACTTTGAAAATTCATACAAAGGCGGTCAACTCAGGGTTGTAAGTGGGGGATTTATTGAACCTGGCATCAAGCTTTTTTGGGATACCTATGTCAGCAACAAGCCAGCATTGCGTGAATACAGGCAGTCTATTCGTCGTATTTTGAAAGAGTTAGATCTTCACACCTCTTGTTCTTCGGTCGCCCCCTTCACGGAGAAGAAGGCAGGTGTCTCCTCAGAAGTATATAGTGCGCTTGCTACAGTGCCCCTCTGGAAACACTCTCTTGGGGTGGCAGAAATGGCCATGCTGCATGCCAAGCAATTCAAAGTGGCGATGGGGGACGCGGTTGTCGCAGCATTGGCCCATGATATTGGAAAGCTCCCGTACAAAGATGATTTTTTGGAAGAGGGCGAGAATCCGCTTTCGATTGGCCATGCAAAAATGAGTGGTATAAGATTTGGCAAGATAGGCGTCTGGTTCAAGAGTTACAGAAAAGTATGGGAAGGGATTGATGAGCACCACAATGTTAATCCAGTTACGCCAATAGGTAAGTTGCTGGCTTTTTGTAATACCGCCGCCCGCCAAAACGAGTTGGCAGAAATCAACAGATCTTTTCTGGCAAACACCAACCCAAATATCAAGCTTCGTTGTGCCGAGATTAAAGCGGGGGGCACCTTTGAGCAATTCGCTAAATCTCTTTATTGTCCGATATCTACTGAGGACATCGAGCAGATCAAGCAAGCCGTAAAGGAATTCAGGGCGACCTGGCAACCTGATGGCAAAAAGCCCTCCCTCGCCCAGACCTACCAGATGGTGGCCAAGACACTTGGGTTCAAGACTTGGGAGGCTATGGTGGCGGTTGCAGGACGAAACGGGTCTGCTTAGCCAAATAGAAATGACCTTTTGACAACAGGAGCATGCCAATGTTATTTTTGCTAAAATTTTGTGCCATCCGGACCGGTCACGATCTTTTCTCTCGGTAAGTGTCGTGACGAGCCGAACAGGAAAGCCGTTCTGGTTGGGCAAAGAGAAGGAGGTCTTGGTTTGCTGAGGCCTCTTTTTGTTTCTGGCTACCAGAGCCAAACTTTTTGTTGACATAATCAAACAGATCATGTTACACATTGAAAAGTTGATTATAAAAGGACAAAAAATGCAACCAATTGAGCGCCACATAATTTCAGGATTCGCCAGCACGACATCACCAATGTCGTTGTGCGAGTGTGGCAATTGGGATGGCAAGCAGTATCCAATTAAAGGGCATAATCCGTGAGGTAGGTACCAAAAGCGTTTGACGCTTGTTAACCCGGCCCTCACATGAGCAGCCGGGTTTTTTGTTTTGCAGAAACTCAAACACGCAGGAGAAGAAATGCAACCGACGACCAGATCCATATTCCGCTTAAGCCCAAGCGCCACAGTGACATCATTGTGCCCAGTTGTATCATTGCGCTCGGAGTGCGGCACAGATAATGGCATGGGCAAGGGATGGAATATTCAGGAGCAGTATCCAGTCGGGAGACATAGCAGGTGAGGTAGTGTATCGAAAAGCGTTCAGTCGCTTACGACCCCGGCCCTCACATCGAGAAGCTGGGGTTTTTTGTTTTTGGTCTTTTTAAATCGAACAGTTTTCGGAGTGTAGCTCAGTCTGCGGAGAGCGCTTGGTTTGGGACCAAGAGGCCGGAGGTTCGATTCCTCTCACTCCGACCAACATAACGAAGGCATAACTCAGCCGGTAGAGTATCAGACTTTTAATCTGAGAGTCGGGAGTTCGATCCTCCCTGCCTTCACCAAAATGCAGCGGTGTAGCCGAGATGGCACAGGCAACTGGCTTTGACCCAGTTTACGGGAGTTCGAACCTCTCCACCGCCGCCAAAGAACAAGCAAGCGCCCGTGTACCGAAAGGCTAGGTACCGGTCTGCAAAACCGAGGATACCGGTTCGATTCCGGTCGGGCGCTCCAATGACAACTGAATATGCCGTTCGCAACTAAGGATCAGGGGTCTGATCGGCCGGCTGTAAACCGGTTCCTATATGGCAAGGCGTTCAACTCGACCCGGGCGGCACCAAATTCCACCCAACAGCCAATAACCACCAAGATGGGGCTGGGAAGCGTACGTGGTGCGCGTTCTATGGCAAAAGCCATACAGGTGAAAACTCCTCCGAAGTGTTGTTCTCCCGAGACTGCGGATACAAAAGGAGATCGGGGGCCGATCTGAGCTGCGGTCTGCAAAGACAGGGTGCAGCTGGGTGTTTTAAGCCCACCCTCTTAAATTGTGGAGAAGTACCCAAGCTGGTGAAGGGAGCCGGTTGCTAACCGGCCAGGTCACTGAAACGTGGCGCGGGAGTTCAAGTCTCTCCTTCTCCGCCAAAAAGAATTGTGAGGTAGCACTCAGGGCGAGCGCGTCCGACTGTTAATCGGAAATGAGGTGGGTTCGATCCCCACCCTCACAGCCAAATTCACGCCGAGCACGGACTTCCGACTCTCTTCCGTAGAGCGCATCGGACCCCAGGAGCCGAAACTGGGCGGCGTGGCAAAGCAAAATGCCCAGGTTGAGCGGAGTCTTAAAGGGGGCCCAGAGCATGCCCCGCCTGGACAGAGATGGTTCGAGGTCGCAGTTGATGACGCATCCTGCGCCTCGCCTCTCAACCAATTTGTGCGGAGTAACCCGGAGAGGTCCGGTATTGGGTTCATATCCCAATGACGCAAGGCGCGATACCTTGCCTCCGCTCCCAAACTGAAAACCGGTGTAAGTGGTTAAGTGCCACCCAGAAGCGGAAGCCCTCCGCAGGCGAAAGCCAACAATCTGCTGCCGGTTCGCCCTGAAGGTACATGGTCGCCCAGACCTGATCACGGAGGGGTTTACTGAACATACCGAGATAGCTCAGTTGGCAGAGCACCCGATCGATAATCGGGAGGTCGCAGGTTCGGGTCCTGCTCTCGGTACCATAGCTGAGTCGCCAAGTGGTCTAAGGCGCTGGTCTCATACGCCGGTATTCGCTGGTTCAAATCCAGCCTCAGCTACCAAACATCTTTTTGTCGCGGGATCTGGGCATCACTGTACAGGGGAACCGCAAGCCAGGCCAGGCTAACACGGAGTTCGAGCCTCCGACCGCGACACAAAAAAATTGAAGGAATGGTGCAGTGGTCCAGCATTTCGGTCTCCAAAACCGACGACCAAGGTTCGAATCCTTGTTCCTTCGCCAAACAAAAGTCCCGGATGAACATAACCGGGCCTGCCGGACGAATAGCTCGGCAAGAATTTAAGCAGTTGGCCGCGTGGTGGAATAGGTAGACACAAGGGACTTAAAATCCCTCGACCAAAAGATCGTGCGAGTTCGAGTCTCGCGGCGGCCACCAAAGTAAAGAATTGGCTCCATAGCTCAATCGGGAGAGCACCGGCCTGTCACGCCGGAGGTAGCGGGTTCGAAACCCGCTGGGGTCGCCAATTGATAAACAGCCGGAGCAGCGTCGAGCGATCGGCGCAAGGTTGGTGCGCACAACTGGGCATGGATTCGTCTAAAGGTCAGGACGATCCTCTGAGGAAAATGCGGGTTCGAGTCCCGTATCCATGCCGCCGGGTAACCGGTCTCCGGAGAATATTGGGCCTCTAGCTCAACAGGTAGAGCCGCCGGCTCATAACCGGCAGGTACGCAGTTCGAGACTGCGGTGGCCCACCAAAACATGTTCCCGTCGTCTAGCGGTCAAGGACAACGCCCTTTCAAGGCGCAGGTCGCCGGTTCAAATCTGGTCGGGAACACCAAAAACTCTGCGGGTATCGTCCAGTGGTTAGGGCCTCAGCCTTCCAAGCTGATGACATCGGTTCGAGTCCGATTACCCGCTCCAAATCAGCGTCTGCATGCGACGGTATGCATGGCGCAACACCGTGTAGTTCAGCAGGCAGAATAGCCCCGTGCCCGGTTCGATTCCGGCTTGGCGACAACAGCAGCAGCGGTGACGGCCGCCGCAGCATGCACCTTGTATGGTGATGGTTCCATAGGGGAAGACGGACGGTTCGAGACCGCCCCGGTGATTTTGAATGAGGGATGTGTAAACCGGAAATAGATGCCAGTGTAGCTCAGTTTGGTAGAGCGCCTGCCTTGTAAGCAGGATGTCGCGGGTTCGATGCCTGTCGCTGGCTCCAATTTTTAAGGTGAATAACATGAGGAAGCACGTTGTTTTATACGAAGATCCTTCGGTGAAGTCTACGGCTTCTCTGGTTCTCTTGAATCGTCTACTCAGAAGGCAGGAACTGCAGGATTACCTGGATTTTCGGGCAGAGGTTCTGTGCGAGGCACGCGCACTGGAGGGGGATCTCGTTTGCTTCTACTGTGGCACGCCTGGCCTTAAGGAAGACGTTGGCGAGTTTCCCACAAAGGCCCAGCTCAGGGAATTGGCTACGATAGACCATGTCTATCCTGTGTCGAAGGGTGGAGGGAAATTCGACAAGGGCAATGTAGTTGTGGCTTGCTATTCCTGCAATCAGGAAAAAGCCGACAAGGTTTGATCGCAGCAGTATACCGCCATGCTGGAATTGGCAGACAGGCCGGTCTCAAACACCGGTGCTGAAAGGCGTCCCGGTTCGACGCCGGGTGGCGGTACCAAGAATATAAATGCCCGCGTAGCCGAATTGGCATAGGCGTCTGACTTAGGATCAGAATTTTGGGGGTTCGACTCCCTCCGTGGGTACCAATAATTATGGGCCTGTAGCTCAGCTGGGAGAGCATCTGCCTTGCACGCAGAATGTCGTCCGTTCGATCCGGATCTGGTCCACCAAAATAAGGAAGCGCTGACCCCATTGGTGCGGGGCCCTGTCTTGAAAACAGCGGGTCCGGCGAGAGCCGGACTGGGGGTTCGAATCCGCCCGCTTCCTCCATATTGTCCCTTTAGCTCAGCTGGATCAGAGCATTTGGCTACGAACCAGAAGGTCGGGAGTTCGAATCTCTCAGGGGACGCCATGCAATGCGCTTGTCGCCTAACGGATATGGCACCGGACTTCTAATCCGGATCAGTGCAGGTTCGAATCCCGCCAGGCGCGCCAAAAATTGCCGCTATAGCTCAGATGGAGAGCGCTGCCCTGAAGAGGCAGAGGTCGGGGGCTCAAGATCCTCTGGCGGCACCAGATATTTCAGAAAGGAAGTGCGAGTATGTGCAGTTGCAGCACCTGGAGCTATATCGATTCTAGCGACGGCTCCACAAAACAATGCCAAGCCTGCGGGCGGCAATTTTAACAAAGCGTATAGTTTTGCGCTTAAGCCAGATAAATATTTACAAAGCGCATATAATTGCGCTATAGTCAGCTTGCTTAAACACGCCTAGTCGGTGAGGATGCTATGTCTATACTAGATAAACTATATACCCTGATTCCGGTGGAACAGATCGAACAGTCCGCTCAGCAGCAGATCTATGACGTGCTAC
Coding sequences:
- a CDS encoding HNH endonuclease; translation: MRKHVVLYEDPSVKSTASLVLLNRLLRRQELQDYLDFRAEVLCEARALEGDLVCFYCGTPGLKEDVGEFPTKAQLRELATIDHVYPVSKGGGKFDKGNVVVACYSCNQEKADKV
- a CDS encoding lasso peptide biosynthesis protein, whose translation is MGQAKKKAAARQEQSELIKSFDFSRVATAVRRLATAASSHVGSDCFIHADLAREILTRQGIKADLVVGFAAWRLSDDDDSVVVHAPLSGMKEQDGVPYHVWLEVGGMIFDVTSYQLRQKARALDALDGGHTEVDWCPDFLLEKKQDSKSLRETAKGRVGDFYYERNVVLEKKIMETSQAADPGDIETVLLLFNNPGVIVFGPNDMID
- a CDS encoding HD domain-containing protein, with the translated sequence MDSFRKVLERFVNKDKKDEATSGAALPHGFSAAINRKKNEYAVALPQLVPGLPVFSDKPTSEEIAIARGVIAKAVEDGELTPEARRALIQFCLIAGLNTYELLPVKEIKGQPAWAQILSFEDALSWLDNNQTDVIKAVRTHTEHIRLFTLSDADILNDARIVAEDAFKQFKADCKETVMTIPRFDYLFLKMWAEYVWHVYLQNFENSYKGGQLRVVSGGFIEPGIKLFWDTYVSNKPALREYRQSIRRILKELDLHTSCSSVAPFTEKKAGVSSEVYSALATVPLWKHSLGVAEMAMLHAKQFKVAMGDAVVAALAHDIGKLPYKDDFLEEGENPLSIGHAKMSGIRFGKIGVWFKSYRKVWEGIDEHHNVNPVTPIGKLLAFCNTAARQNELAEINRSFLANTNPNIKLRCAEIKAGGTFEQFAKSLYCPISTEDIEQIKQAVKEFRATWQPDGKKPSLAQTYQMVAKTLGFKTWEAMVAVAGRNGSA
- a CDS encoding DUF4942 domain-containing protein — protein: MHDGSLIQRDTVAQLVGNYIDAVKDITRAYDLLHAAKNRLNTSYGLGQRIYSFDVLPHGYGRGESLRDDSLATVLKQIKLDAWRVLVERLELRKLLSIGRRSELDKQLADGKDLPEITIENVWGLFESAAANIDTYMEEAVAEVFEMLRPHRSKLKTNTEFEVGKRVVLERYVEPTYNKKGFRVRYSYDAQLTALDNVFLRLDGKGVISTYHGPCRDAIESAGADGRCETEYFRLKCCLNSNLHVEFKRLDLVEQLNRIAGGARLKTKA
- a CDS encoding ribonuclease HII; amino-acid sequence: MPDLNLENELYNTGYQLVAAADEVGRGCLFGEVCVAAVIMPPGLIIPGVADSKKLSVKKRDQLAVEIIGQAMGIGYGIVSAGEIDRTDILRATFEAFRRAIAALDPQPDYALIDGNQKIPKLMIPQMTVIGGDNRSHSIAAASILAKVKRDAMMEEYECTYPGYGLASNKGYGTRDHLEAIRRLGPTPIHRMTFTGVKEIDESKQASFEF